The window TTCAGGGAAAGAAAAGGAATTATACTTGTAATAGATATTGTATGGAGGCGATACCTTGGAAAGGATAAAGGAGCATCCGCTTCTTTCATTCGAGAGGAGAAAGCTAATTACTTTCTTTTTCGAAGGGAGAGAACTTTCAGCATACTCAGGTGAGACGATAGCTGCCGCCCTTCATGCCAACGGTATTAAGGTCTTACGTTACAGCGCGAAGGAAGAACGTCCGCAAGGATTGTTTTGCGCGATCGGCAAGTGTTCCTCGTGCCTGATGGAAGTGGACGGAAAACCTAACGTGCGTACTTGCATAACTCTCGTAAGACCCGGAATGACTGTTAGAAGACAGCATGGCAGGGGTGAGATTGGTGAGTAATCTAGATCTTCTTGTCATAGGAGGCGGACCGGCCGGGCTCTCAAGTGCAATAGAAGCTGCAAAGAACGGGCTCTCGGTTCTAGTTGTCGATGAAGGGGTTTTCTCCGGCGGTCAATTAGTCAAACAGACACACAAATTCTTTGGAAATGAGAGTTTTTTTGCTTCGGTGAGAGGCTTCGAAATTGGCACAAGTCTTACTGAACAACTGAATTCCCTGGACTCTGCGAAGATTCAAAACGAAAGCTCCGTTGTCGCTATCTATCCTGATGGA is drawn from Mesotoga infera and contains these coding sequences:
- a CDS encoding (2Fe-2S)-binding protein: MERIKEHPLLSFERRKLITFFFEGRELSAYSGETIAAALHANGIKVLRYSAKEERPQGLFCAIGKCSSCLMEVDGKPNVRTCITLVRPGMTVRRQHGRGEIGE